The following are from one region of the Halodesulfurarchaeum sp. HSR-GB genome:
- a CDS encoding DUF1684 domain-containing protein — protein sequence MDDDSSAPDWIKSVREHREAKSRAFESADSPLSEPAQQTFDGLDFFPIDENYRVTGRFEPLSDPESVSLEATRGPPVPFEHVGQLGVEIAGELHVLAVYRAQGVDALLVPFRDETNGEETWSQGRYLNLTPPEKTGRVSVRVDFNLAYHPLCVYDETVSSAIPPIENEISAAVRAGEKGRPTEE from the coding sequence ATGGACGACGATTCGTCAGCCCCCGACTGGATCAAATCGGTCCGGGAACATCGTGAAGCGAAATCCCGGGCCTTCGAGTCGGCGGACTCGCCGCTCAGCGAGCCCGCCCAGCAGACCTTCGATGGGCTGGATTTCTTTCCGATCGACGAAAACTATCGGGTGACGGGCCGGTTTGAACCGCTGTCGGACCCGGAATCGGTGTCCCTGGAAGCGACCCGGGGGCCACCGGTGCCCTTCGAGCACGTCGGTCAACTCGGCGTCGAGATCGCGGGCGAACTCCACGTCCTCGCGGTGTATCGGGCCCAGGGGGTCGACGCGCTGCTCGTTCCCTTCCGTGACGAGACGAACGGCGAGGAGACGTGGTCACAGGGCCGGTACCTGAACCTCACCCCGCCCGAAAAAACGGGCCGCGTATCAGTTCGCGTCGATTTCAACCTCGCCTATCACCCGCTCTGTGTCTACGACGAGACTGTCAGTTCGGCGATTCCACCAATCGAAAACGAGATTTCGGCGGCCGTCCGGGCAGGTGAAAAAGGCAGACCGACAGAGGAGTGA
- a CDS encoding transcription initiation factor IIB → MSDATIRTYSGERQRTRVDESESETEESVDEHVCPECGGRLDTDEERGETVCSECGLVVEENEIDRGPEWRAFDAAEKDQKSRVGAPTTNMMHDKGLSTNIGWQDKDAYGRALSSRQRQKMQRLRTWNERFRTRNSKERNLKQALGEIERMSSALGLPQEVRETASVIYRRALEEDLLPGRSIEGVATASLYAAARQMSTPRSLDEMANVSRIDEMEFKRTYRYIVRELSLEVQPADPASYVPRFASELDLADEVERRARQLLTTAQEKGVTSGKSPVGLAAAAIYAASLLTNRRVTQSEVSEVTNVSEVTIRNRYQELLEAADVPA, encoded by the coding sequence ATGAGTGATGCCACAATCCGAACCTATAGCGGCGAGCGGCAGCGAACACGGGTAGACGAATCGGAATCGGAAACAGAGGAGTCCGTCGACGAGCACGTCTGTCCTGAGTGTGGCGGACGACTCGACACGGACGAGGAACGCGGCGAAACCGTCTGCTCGGAGTGCGGACTGGTCGTCGAGGAAAACGAAATCGATCGCGGTCCCGAATGGCGAGCCTTCGACGCCGCCGAAAAGGACCAGAAGTCCCGCGTGGGCGCCCCCACGACGAACATGATGCACGACAAGGGGCTCTCCACGAACATCGGCTGGCAGGACAAGGACGCCTATGGACGGGCCCTCTCCTCGCGCCAGCGCCAGAAGATGCAGCGGTTGCGCACCTGGAACGAGCGGTTCCGCACCCGGAACTCGAAGGAGCGCAACCTCAAACAGGCCCTGGGCGAGATCGAACGGATGAGCTCCGCGCTCGGGCTTCCCCAGGAAGTACGAGAGACTGCTTCCGTGATCTACCGTCGAGCGCTGGAGGAGGACCTGCTCCCCGGTCGCTCCATCGAGGGTGTCGCCACGGCGTCGCTTTACGCCGCGGCCCGCCAGATGTCCACGCCCCGGAGCCTGGACGAGATGGCCAACGTGAGCCGGATCGACGAGATGGAGTTCAAGCGGACCTACCGGTACATCGTCCGCGAACTCAGTCTGGAGGTCCAGCCGGCCGACCCCGCGAGCTACGTGCCCCGGTTCGCCTCGGAACTCGACCTGGCCGACGAAGTCGAGCGACGGGCCCGCCAGCTACTCACGACAGCCCAGGAGAAGGGAGTCACGAGTGGCAAGAGCCCAGTGGGTCTGGCCGCAGCAGCGATCTACGCGGCGTCCCTATTGACCAACCGCCGGGTCACCCAGAGCGAGGTCAGCGAGGTCACGAACGTCTCCGAGGTAACCATCCGAAATCGGTACCAGGAACTGCTCGAAGCCGCGGACGTTCCGGCCTAA
- a CDS encoding cation diffusion facilitator family transporter translates to MTSDEAAFLRASWVNVLGNVAKIAVEGTLGLTFGSLALVADAAHSLGDLLASLVVLIWGRLSFRGPDSNHPHGHERVEPLTALFVGVTLVGLAVKIFYDAVTALLEGPQIRFSVLLVFGLAFAIADMILVYWYTDRVNQRLNSTGLNALATDALNDIYTSFAAVLGIFGAGVGMPIVDPLAGGLVSLLVLKEGLGIARENVHYLTGGAPPQQEIESIRQTVLDHPSVHGVHDLRCHYVGTSIEVELHAEVEGDLTLGAAHDLETELRDRVLERPSVGDVHIHLDPEGMGEWQGSN, encoded by the coding sequence ATGACGAGCGACGAGGCCGCGTTCCTTCGGGCGTCCTGGGTCAACGTCCTGGGGAACGTCGCGAAAATCGCGGTCGAAGGGACGCTGGGGCTCACGTTCGGCAGCCTCGCGCTCGTGGCCGACGCGGCCCACTCGCTGGGGGATCTTCTGGCGAGTCTCGTGGTGTTGATCTGGGGTCGGCTGTCCTTTCGGGGCCCGGACTCGAACCATCCCCACGGTCACGAACGAGTCGAGCCACTGACGGCGCTCTTTGTCGGCGTGACGCTGGTCGGCCTCGCGGTGAAGATCTTCTACGACGCCGTCACGGCACTGCTTGAGGGGCCGCAGATTCGCTTCAGTGTGTTGCTCGTGTTCGGGCTTGCCTTCGCGATCGCCGACATGATTCTGGTCTACTGGTACACTGACCGGGTCAACCAGCGGTTGAATTCCACGGGGCTGAACGCGCTGGCCACCGACGCCCTGAACGACATCTACACGTCTTTTGCCGCAGTGCTAGGGATCTTCGGGGCGGGCGTGGGCATGCCGATCGTCGATCCACTGGCCGGTGGGCTGGTGAGTCTCCTCGTACTCAAGGAGGGACTTGGCATCGCCCGCGAGAACGTGCACTATCTCACCGGTGGCGCGCCCCCACAGCAGGAGATCGAATCGATCAGACAGACCGTCCTCGATCATCCCTCTGTTCACGGCGTCCACGACCTGCGCTGTCACTACGTCGGCACGAGTATCGAGGTCGAACTTCACGCCGAAGTCGAGGGTGACCTCACGCTCGGGGCCGCTCACGACCTCGAGACGGAGCTTCGCGATCGGGTCCTCGAACGGCCCTCGGTCGGGGACGTGCACATTCATCTCGACCCCGAGGGAATGGGCGAATGGCAGGGTTCGAATTGA